In a genomic window of Oncorhynchus keta strain PuntledgeMale-10-30-2019 chromosome 28, Oket_V2, whole genome shotgun sequence:
- the LOC118360936 gene encoding uncharacterized protein LOC118360936 isoform X2: MEEIRPLLSNQPWEGSDLPSPNLRPRHQELIPTPCGPIKPWSELSCLVKLYFCFTIASLLALLALTLTNIYRQSMATYSYEDDFTVSLIQLVGILFCIYYITRGILQENRQELIVFVLSVLVVMMRSVVNFMVLPLQDRKDLLLVRFVCILCVGVVHVLCATLLIQRPNMMAFRVGGALESFQEQYFLINLCFSMVTFDLQAQLCLCILIMTSGTTMSFMNSIILGFGVVWACLTAAMGAIAVLKEAKPLVWVFVLLNVPEVAYFVYLMYRISVHWGQDKTYTLEAAAVTGAGISVLIKVFSSDKQ; this comes from the exons ATGGAAGAGATACG TCCACTGTTGAGCAATCAGCCGTGGGAGGGCTCAGATCTCCCATCCCCAAACCTGAGACCAAGGCACCAGGAACTGATCCCAACGCCATGTGGCCCG ATAAAGCCTTGGTCAGAGCTGTCATGCTTGGTGAAGCTTTACTTCTGCTTCACCATCGCCTCTCTACTGGCACTATTGGCCCTCACACTGACAAACATCTACAGGCAAAGCATGGCAACGTACAGCTATGAGGACGACTTCACTGTATCTCTCATCCAACTGGTTGGAATTT TGTTCTGCATATACTACATCACCAGGGGAATCCTGCAGGAGAACAGGCAGGAGTTGATagtgtttgtcctcagtgtgtTGGTGGTCATGATGCGCTCTGTGGTCAACTTCATGGTGCTCCCTCTCCAGGATAGAAAGGACCTGCTTCTG GTGCGGTTTGTGTGCATCCTGTGTGTGGGCGTGGTCCATGTCCTGTGCGCCACTCTGCTCATCCAAAGGCCCAACATGATGGCCTTCCGTGTGGGCGGAGCTCTGGAGAGCTTCCAGGAGCAGTACTTCCTGATCAACCTGTGCTTCTCCATGGTCACCTTTGACCTACAGGCCCAG CTGTGCCTTTGCATACTGATTATGACGTCAGGTACAACCATGTCCTTCATGAACAGCATCATCCTGGGCTTTGGAGTGGTCTGGGCCTGCCTTACCGCAGCCATGGGGGCTATCGCA GTTTTAAAAGAAGCCAAGCCGCTGGTTTGGGTCTTTGTCCTTCTTAATGTGCCGGAGGTGGCCTACTTCGTGTACCTGATGTACAGG ATCAGTGTACACTGGGGGCAGGATAAGACGTATACACTGGAGGCCGCTGCTGTGACTGGAGCGGGGATCTCAGTGCTGATCAAAG
- the LOC118360936 gene encoding uncharacterized protein LOC118360936 isoform X1 yields the protein MEEIRPLLSNQPWEGSDLPSPNLRPRHQELIPTPCGPIKPWSELSCLVKLYFCFTIASLLALLALTLTNIYRQSMATYSYEDDFTVSLIQLVGILFCIYYITRGILQENRQELIVFVLSVLVVMMRSVVNFMVLPLQDRKDLLLVRFVCILCVGVVHVLCATLLIQRPNMMAFRVGGALESFQEQYFLINLCFSMVTFDLQAQLCLCILIMTSGTTMSFMNSIILGFGVVWACLTAAMGAIAVLKEAKPLVWVFVLLNVPEVAYFVYLMYRISVHWGQDKTYTLEAAAVTGAGISVLIKGVLFWSLFRLARSFGQGLRERMFSSDKQ from the exons ATGGAAGAGATACG TCCACTGTTGAGCAATCAGCCGTGGGAGGGCTCAGATCTCCCATCCCCAAACCTGAGACCAAGGCACCAGGAACTGATCCCAACGCCATGTGGCCCG ATAAAGCCTTGGTCAGAGCTGTCATGCTTGGTGAAGCTTTACTTCTGCTTCACCATCGCCTCTCTACTGGCACTATTGGCCCTCACACTGACAAACATCTACAGGCAAAGCATGGCAACGTACAGCTATGAGGACGACTTCACTGTATCTCTCATCCAACTGGTTGGAATTT TGTTCTGCATATACTACATCACCAGGGGAATCCTGCAGGAGAACAGGCAGGAGTTGATagtgtttgtcctcagtgtgtTGGTGGTCATGATGCGCTCTGTGGTCAACTTCATGGTGCTCCCTCTCCAGGATAGAAAGGACCTGCTTCTG GTGCGGTTTGTGTGCATCCTGTGTGTGGGCGTGGTCCATGTCCTGTGCGCCACTCTGCTCATCCAAAGGCCCAACATGATGGCCTTCCGTGTGGGCGGAGCTCTGGAGAGCTTCCAGGAGCAGTACTTCCTGATCAACCTGTGCTTCTCCATGGTCACCTTTGACCTACAGGCCCAG CTGTGCCTTTGCATACTGATTATGACGTCAGGTACAACCATGTCCTTCATGAACAGCATCATCCTGGGCTTTGGAGTGGTCTGGGCCTGCCTTACCGCAGCCATGGGGGCTATCGCA GTTTTAAAAGAAGCCAAGCCGCTGGTTTGGGTCTTTGTCCTTCTTAATGTGCCGGAGGTGGCCTACTTCGTGTACCTGATGTACAGG ATCAGTGTACACTGGGGGCAGGATAAGACGTATACACTGGAGGCCGCTGCTGTGACTGGAGCGGGGATCTCAGTGCTGATCAAAGGTGTGCTTTTCTGGTCTCTCTTCCGATTGGCGCGCAGCTTCGGCCAGGGcctgagggagagga